A section of the Pithys albifrons albifrons isolate INPA30051 chromosome 4, PitAlb_v1, whole genome shotgun sequence genome encodes:
- the MCUR1 gene encoding mitochondrial calcium uniporter regulator 1 yields the protein MAGGGQAAVSGGRRALLLPLLPMVPLPLPPRRAPRGRRAPPGPALRGLGGWRGPPAAPVWGGSGGNGPACGGNDPACGGNGPACGGNGSVCGGNGPACGGNGSVCGGNGSVCGGNGSVCGGNGPACGGNGPVSGGNGPVSGGNGPVWGRSGPVWDRSVSMWSGISAGNRRHRGQRGVSISASSSLQSKGNTSLLGNRRLFFDTHALVCLLEENGFTTQQSEVIVSALVKIMNTNLDMIYKDMVTKVQQEIALQQVMSHIGGVKKDMIILEKSEFSALRSENEKIKLELQQIKKQLMDEITKVRADNKLHLNLEKSRVKELYSLNERKLLEMRTEIVELHAQQDRALTQTDRKIDTEVADLKTMLESHKLDNIKYLAGSVFTCLTVALGFYRLWI from the exons ATGGCCGGCGGGGGCCAGGCGGCCGTGAGCGGCGGGAGGCGggcgctgctgctgcccttgctGCCCATGgtgccgctgccgctgccgccgcgCCGCGCCCCGCGAGGCCGCCGCGCGCCCCCGGGCCCCGCGCTCCGCGGCCTCGGCGGCTGGCGGGGCCCGCCCGCAGCGCCCGTGtggggcgggagcggcgggaaTGGCCCCGCGTGTGGCGGGAATGACCCCGCGTGTGGCGGGAATGGCCCCGCGTGTGGCGGGAATGGCTCCGTGTGTGGCGGGAATGGGCCCGCGTGTGGCGGGAATGGCTCCGTGTGTGGCGGGAATGGCTCCGTGTGTGGCGGGAATGGCTCCGTGTGTGGCGGGAATGGCCCCGCGTGTGGCGGGAATGGCCCCGTGAGTGGCGGGAATGGCCCCGTGAGTGGCGGGAATGGCCCCGTGTGGGGCAGGAGCGGCCCCGTGTGGGACAGGAGCGTCTCCATGTGGAGCGGGATCAGCGCAGGGAACCGGCGACACCGCGGGCAGCGGG gtgtaaGCATCTCTGCATCATCATCTTTGCAAAGCAAGGGAAATACTTCCTTGCTAGGAAACAGGAGGCTTTTTTTTGACACTCATGCACTGGTGTGCCTGTTGGAAGAAAATG GGTTCACTACTCAGCAGTCGGAGGTCATTGTGTCTGCATTAGTGAAAATCATGAACACCAACCTGGATATGATTTACAAGGACATGGTCACCAAAGTACAGCAG gaaattgcACTTCAGCAAGTAATGTCCCATATTGGTGGTGTGAAAAAGGACAtgattattttggaaaaaagtgaattttcagCCCTTCGTTCAGAAAATGag aaaataaaacttgaacTCCAGCAGATAAAGAAGCAACTCATG GATGAAATTACCAAAGTTCGTGCAGATAACAAGTTACACCTaaacctggagaagagcagagtgaaaGAACTG TACTCACTTAATGAAAGAAAACTACTTGAAATGAGGACAGAAATAGTGGAATTG CATGCACAGCAGGATCGGGCTCTGACccaaacagacagaaaaatagaCACAGAAGTTGCAGATCTGAAAACAATGCTGGAATCGCACAAACTtgataatattaaatatttagcaG